The genomic interval ATGGGGGCTCCGGATACCATGGCTCCACCTCGTGGGATCGGGTCCTGACCCCTGGCTCTGAGGTGTACTGAGGGGGAGGTTTTGTCCCGTAGCCCGGCCGTGGAGATGGCGGACCATAAGCAACCTCTGGACGGCGTCGGGGCTGGTTGTAGCCCAATACCGGTTGGGCCACCTTCACCTGGATGTTGACTGGGGGGCCGGCAGGAGAAGAGGCTGTGGCATAAGATGCTGGTATCGGTTGGGGGTATGGTTTGGGCACCCCAGTTGCCCGGTGGTAGTTGGCACTGTAGGCATCACCCGGAATGGAAGTGATATAAGAGGAAGGCACGGCCGGGTAGGATGGGGGCTGAGAGGGCTGGTTGCTCCCGTAAGGCACATTCTTGGCATAGCTATTGTTGTTGGCGGTGAAGGCAGAAGACTTGGCAGGAGAGAAGGTTGGAACGGGTTTGTAGGCTGATGTTGGTTTGGCGCCACTGGGCTGCGAATGGGCCGGAGGATATGGGGTGGACTCGAAATTCTGCAGAAGAGGAATCAAAGGCAGCTCAGCCACCAGGAATGGGAAAAGGGACAGGAACACACCAAAAAACCCTCCCGGTACCCCTAGCaccaaagcagagcttggaaatgttaggaTTTTGGACACGAAGTTCTAGAAAAACTCCCAGAACTTCTCTGACCATCTCCTAGAAAGCTCCCACAATCCTTTCTGACCATCACCTagaaaaactcccagaatccttcctgACTAGCTCCCAGAAAGTCTCCCTTAATAATCTCTGATCAAAATTCTGAGAATCCTCTGAACATTGCTTAGAAAAACATCCCGAAGTCTCCCTGAGCATTGTCTAGAAAGCTCCAAGAAACCTCTCTGGCCCAAACTCCCCGAATCCTCCCtgaccagttcccagaatcctcccttTAGTaggttggctgggggattctgagaaagACAGTGCCCAGGAGGCCACCTTCCTGAGTCCCACTTGGGACCCCGCTGGGCTCTCTTACCGGCCGCTCCCCTCGGCGGTTCCTGGCGCTCTCCATGTCAGCCAACATGCTGGTCAGTGAATCGATCTGGACATCGATGTTGGAGGAGTGGGGAGGGCCATGATCCAGGGGGCCCCCGCTCTGATGAGAGAGAAGGTGGAAGATGGAGGGTAAGGCAAAAAGGCAGCAGGAAGAAAGAAGCCCggaagaaaaacatttgaaaaatgggaTTCAGCCCTAGACCAAGTCAGATGCTGGTTCCATCTAGCCCAGTATGGCCAGCACTGGCTGGAAGCTTTTCCCCGCTCTGACCATGCTCAAATTCACACCCAGGGCAAGCACTTCAAAATTATACTGCATGTTTTCACATGCTGCCTCTTGTCCCTTCAGAAACCAAAATATAGTCGACCCTCCGCATTCAcaattttgacttttgcagatcaaaacccacaaaaaactatggatgccggccatgaaagccttcgacttctctgGCCATtagtaggtcctccagcacaattctgtggtcagtgtggaccacagagttgtgctagtggaccaagagattcctagagagaacacttttctaggcatttgtaggtcctccagcacaattgtatgatcaacttctggcagctgttgaccacagagttgcacaagaggacctagatattcctagagatgaaaaaagagtgggttttttgtttgcgTTTTCCCCACTAACCCCAACCCCAATGGATGTGGGGCTCAATGTACTGCTCCACTATAGCCAGGTctgcacaaatacacacacctgGCCAACTTACCTGCAGGGGATAGCCAGTGTGAGAAACACCAGCCCAAGATTCGTCTGCGGGCGAGTAATGATGCTCAGGCGAGggatcctggagaaaagaagaaggccctggcatggagaaggaaagagaagaagagagggtcAAATCCGAGCCGGAAAGACACACATAACGTGGcatggagtgtgagaagttttatgataaggtgCTGAAGGACTAAACATTTCTGTGCAAGATTACTTTCTTGGAGAAATAATCATTGTATGATTGTGGTGAAATCCAGTCCCCCCTCGACATCTACTTAATTTTTTGTTTGAGTACTGTCACTGAATAATAATTGCTACCTCAGTATGTTCAAGTAATAAAGCTTTTATCgtcttactttttcatgaatatggACTATTGCAGAACCCTGTCCCGTTTTTGCCATCCCAATAGTCCCATTTTTGtttcaaggaaatatggtcagcctactTATCCAGAattatgaaatccaaaatattccaaaaccgaaaacatttttcatgggggCTAAgacagtgacagctttgctttctaatggttcaatgtacacaaacttttgtttcatgcacaaaattattaaacatattgtattttatatcttttcttttatttatttattttataaattcaCTGTTTCACTTCtccacttttgaaaagaatataCTCTCTCTagacattttctaggtcctccgcCACATTTCTATGGTATGCTCAAAATCTCCGGTTCCGGCATTGTCCCTCACTGTCCCACTGTAGAGACCCACATTTGTAAAAGTAtgtcctctctaggcattttctaggtcccccagcatgattctatgataagtttAAAATTTCTGGTCCCGGCATTGCCCCTAATTTTTCCGTGATACAAACCAACATTTGCAAAAAATACGCTCTCTccaggcattttctaggtcctccagcacaattctatggtatgtTCAAAATCTCTGGTCCCGGCATTGTCCCTAACTTTCCCATTATACACACCAATATAGGCATATTGGtcctaggcattttctaggttctccagtatgattctatggtatgctcaTAGTCTCCAGTCCTGGCATTGTCCTTAATTGTCCCATTACACAGACCTATACTGGAAAAAgtatgttttctctaggcattttctataTCCCTCAGCATGATTGTATGGTATGCTTAGGATCCCAGGTCCCAGCATTGTCCCTAACTGTCCTGCCATACCAACCCATCCATCCTATTCCCTTTAACCCCTCATCTATCCCAATGCACAGATTTGCCCACTGCAATCCTTACGCAGAGTCCAGTTCCTCTAAGCAGCACCAAACCAGCTTTACCTGGCACTTGAGGCTGGTAGCGCGGGGAAGCTCCGGTTGAGTTCATCGTCCCATTTGCCTCCTGAGACCCATACAGGGGTTTTGGCAAGGCGGGCACCGAAGCAAAGCTCTTCTGGGGTTTGCAGACTGTGGGGGCAGAGACGGTGATGCCAGGCTGTCCCGGGATGCCAACTTGTTTTGGGGGAAGCCAAGTGGGGCCGGACATCCCGAGGGAAGCTGGCGGGAAAAACAGGAATATCACATTGTAAAGAATTGCAGATCTTAGAAGCTTGCAAGATAAAGAGCATTCTGGGGATATTGGGACACAGAGCAGCTAaggctgggagctgtagtccaaagacgTTCAGAGAgtcacacaattcccactcctaAATGTAATTGCTGTATAAGCTAAACTAGCGCCACTGAAAGAAGATGGACTTGGTCAGTCAATAATTGTGTCCATCCCATTGACTCAATGAGTTTACTCTAATTGGGAACTGCCAAACTGGGATTTAGGCCACTGACAGCTAGAAAGAACCTGGACTCCTGGGTTCACTTTCTGCCTGCAAGATCAGAACCTTCTtgggttgcagaaataatccaatttgacgccactttaaccaccatgtctcaatgctatggaattctggggatgatagtttgttgtggcaccagagctgaatAACTGAAATTACTTAATAAAATTGCTGAAGAAATGTCACCTTTCAGTCTTTCTTTATAAAGCCAGGCCCACTTTGGGCCAAGGGACAGGTAGAGGCAATGCACTTCTCTTAGGAAATCGAATACATGTGCAACTCTGTCAAGAGAAAATTACctgtaaatgaaaaaaatgaaaaaaagaagggagagagaatcTCCAAAACTGTGAATTTCCATTCTCCTACTGAAGGGATAGTGGCCGTAGCAAAATTACCTGCCCTgcaaaactacacacacacacacacacacgcacacacatacagttgacccttgttatacgctggggtttggttccaagatctcccatgtataacaaaatccatgtatgctcaagtcccattacatataatgacagagcaaaatggtgtcccttataaaaatggaaaatcaaggtaaatttatacttttttggaacattttctaaccatgtatgcttgaatctgtgtataaaaaatctgtgtataagaagggccgactgtacatat from Sceloporus undulatus isolate JIND9_A2432 ecotype Alabama chromosome 6, SceUnd_v1.1, whole genome shotgun sequence carries:
- the TRIP6 gene encoding thyroid receptor-interacting protein 6 isoform X1 yields the protein MSGPTWLPPKQVGIPGQPGITVSAPTVCKPQKSFASVPALPKPLYGSQEANGTMNSTGASPRYQPQVPGPSSFLQDPSPEHHYSPADESWAGVSHTGYPLQSGGPLDHGPPHSSNIDVQIDSLTSMLADMESARNRRGERPNFESTPYPPAHSQPSGAKPTSAYKPVPTFSPAKSSAFTANNNSYAKNVPYGSNQPSQPPSYPAVPSSYITSIPGDAYSANYHRATGVPKPYPQPIPASYATASSPAGPPVNIQVKVAQPVLGYNQPRRRPEVAYGPPSPRPGYGTKPPPQYTSEPGVRTRSHEVEPWYPEPPSYGRRLGEGEFYHGLGGHPRMGAPQPGPYQTGLGKPVKEELAVASQMPSSGGGMRYQHQVPPSRPEEELDRLTKKLVYDMNNPPSGEYFGRCSQCGENVVGDGTGCVAMDQVFHVECFTCATCRCRLRGQPFYAIDRRSYCESCYIVTLEKCSMCSKPIMDRILRAMGKAYHPQCFTCVVCHRCLDGVPFTVDATSQIHCIEDFHRKFAPRCSVCGNAIMPEPGQEETVRIVALDRSFHIGCYKCEECGLLLSSEGEGRGCYPLDGHILCKSCSAQRIQELSSKITTDC